In Streptomyces thermolilacinus SPC6, a single genomic region encodes these proteins:
- a CDS encoding TerD family protein: MSVNLTKGQAISLQKSDGGTLTAVRMGLGWQAAPRRGLFGSRTREIDLDASAVLFAGKQPVDVVFFRHLVSDDGSVRHTGDNLVGGAGQGGDDEAVLVDLQRVPVHIDQIVFTVNSFTGQTFQEVQNAFCRLVDETNGQELARYTLNGGGQYTAQIMAKVHRTGDGWTMTAIGTPSNGRTFQDLMPAILPHL; this comes from the coding sequence GTGTCGGTCAACTTGACCAAGGGTCAGGCCATCAGCCTGCAGAAGAGCGACGGGGGGACCCTGACCGCGGTGCGGATGGGGCTCGGCTGGCAGGCGGCGCCGCGCCGTGGTCTGTTCGGCTCGCGCACCCGGGAGATCGACCTCGACGCGTCGGCGGTGCTGTTCGCCGGCAAGCAGCCCGTCGACGTCGTGTTCTTCCGTCACCTGGTGAGCGACGACGGCTCCGTCCGCCACACCGGTGACAACCTGGTCGGCGGCGCGGGCCAGGGCGGCGACGACGAGGCGGTCCTCGTGGACCTCCAGCGCGTCCCGGTCCACATCGACCAGATCGTCTTCACGGTCAACTCCTTCACCGGCCAGACGTTCCAGGAGGTGCAGAACGCGTTCTGCCGCCTCGTCGACGAGACGAACGGCCAGGAGCTCGCCCGCTACACCCTGAACGGCGGCGGCCAGTACACCGCCCAGATCATGGCCAAGGTGCACCGCACCGGCGACGGCTGGACCATGACGGCCATCGGCACGCCGTCCAACGGCCGCACGTTCCAGGACCTGATGCCGGCGATCCTGCCGCACCTGTAG
- a CDS encoding TerD family protein → MTAELVRGQNHPLPGTRLEVRVSSGVPVAVGATLSGADGTVTGADRVVHPGAPSLPGVEVSRQAAAEHRLALDLGAVAADVHRVAVLLALPEGTGGPGRFGAVAAPFVAVTALDGTEIATYTLTGLDTESAVVAVELYRRQDAWKVRAVGQGYAGGLTALLQDQGVPGAAALAAAVRDAVTRGLDRSVATPPPRTEDGDRLRRTAPPLAPAAASGTPQPSSGPQPPHTPAPVAPDTAPPPPVAPAVPPAPDGTPPQAAAPAPPGGPIDYTHPRRRTSAPPPPSAPPAQPGAPVAGDASGWTMEERLYNQVWGMFEDLARTTAAYRSAVDFAESRMERELDSVLSDPRSRIGTAGDAARAEARARCEELTGKAREALDRDLAQLTAESEVVEPALPVAFARWDHPVWHAYRVPMEIPMALRLGDLHLPERPELRIPMLIRLPLERGLWVDSGRRGSERALMTDEGRLRRLALDTAVAHAARLLAVYPPGDFTVHVIDPAGSGAAAFAPLTASGVLAEPPATGAGGVATVLARLTRRVDLVQMALRGGAGTDALPPDLDTAEQLLIVNDFPHGFDDRAVTQLRYLADEGPAVGVHLMMVAGREDASAYGPVLDPLWRSLLRVTPVPDDHLADPWVGHAWTYEPPRIPEGSEVLHRVLANVAEARRDWRR, encoded by the coding sequence ATGACGGCCGAGCTGGTCCGGGGGCAGAACCACCCGCTGCCCGGCACCCGACTGGAGGTCCGGGTGTCGTCCGGGGTGCCGGTGGCCGTCGGGGCCACGCTCTCCGGCGCCGACGGGACCGTCACCGGAGCCGACCGGGTCGTCCACCCCGGCGCGCCGTCCCTGCCCGGCGTCGAGGTGTCCCGGCAGGCGGCCGCCGAGCACCGGCTCGCCCTGGACCTGGGGGCCGTCGCCGCCGACGTGCACCGCGTCGCCGTCCTGCTGGCGCTGCCCGAGGGCACGGGAGGGCCCGGCCGCTTCGGCGCCGTCGCCGCGCCGTTCGTCGCGGTCACCGCCCTCGACGGCACCGAGATCGCCACGTACACCCTCACCGGCCTGGACACCGAGTCCGCCGTCGTCGCCGTGGAGCTGTACCGGCGGCAGGACGCCTGGAAGGTCCGCGCCGTCGGCCAGGGGTACGCGGGCGGGCTCACCGCGCTCCTCCAGGACCAGGGCGTACCCGGCGCGGCCGCGCTCGCCGCCGCCGTGCGGGACGCCGTGACGCGCGGCCTGGACCGTTCGGTCGCCACGCCCCCGCCCCGTACCGAGGACGGCGACCGCCTCCGCCGTACCGCCCCGCCGCTCGCCCCGGCAGCCGCCTCCGGGACACCGCAGCCCTCCTCCGGCCCCCAGCCGCCGCACACGCCCGCGCCCGTCGCCCCCGACACCGCGCCGCCCCCGCCCGTCGCCCCGGCGGTCCCGCCCGCGCCGGACGGCACGCCCCCGCAGGCCGCCGCGCCCGCCCCGCCCGGCGGTCCCATCGACTACACGCACCCCCGCCGCCGTACCAGCGCGCCCCCGCCCCCGTCGGCGCCGCCCGCGCAGCCCGGCGCCCCGGTCGCCGGTGACGCCAGCGGCTGGACCATGGAGGAGCGCCTCTACAACCAGGTGTGGGGCATGTTCGAGGACCTGGCCCGTACGACCGCCGCCTACCGCAGCGCCGTCGACTTCGCCGAGTCCCGGATGGAGAGGGAACTGGACAGCGTCCTGTCCGACCCGCGCAGCCGCATCGGCACCGCGGGCGACGCCGCCCGCGCCGAGGCCCGTGCCCGCTGCGAGGAGCTCACCGGGAAGGCCAGGGAGGCGCTCGACCGCGACCTCGCCCAGCTGACCGCCGAGTCGGAGGTGGTCGAGCCCGCCCTCCCGGTCGCCTTCGCCCGCTGGGACCACCCCGTGTGGCACGCCTACCGCGTCCCGATGGAGATCCCGATGGCCCTGCGCCTCGGAGACCTCCACCTCCCGGAGCGGCCCGAGCTGCGCATCCCCATGCTGATCAGGCTGCCGCTGGAGCGCGGCCTGTGGGTGGACAGCGGCCGCCGGGGCTCCGAGCGGGCCCTGATGACGGACGAGGGCCGGCTGCGCCGCCTCGCCCTCGACACGGCCGTCGCCCACGCGGCGCGGCTCCTCGCCGTCTACCCGCCCGGCGACTTCACCGTCCATGTGATCGACCCGGCGGGCTCCGGCGCCGCCGCGTTCGCCCCGCTCACCGCTTCCGGCGTGCTGGCGGAACCCCCGGCGACCGGCGCCGGGGGAGTGGCCACGGTGCTGGCGCGGCTCACCCGGCGCGTGGACCTGGTGCAGATGGCCCTGCGCGGCGGCGCGGGCACGGACGCGCTCCCGCCCGACCTGGACACGGCCGAGCAGCTGCTGATCGTCAACGACTTCCCGCACGGCTTCGACGACCGGGCCGTCACCCAGCTGCGGTACCTCGCCGACGAGGGCCCGGCCGTGGGCGTGCACCTGATGATGGTCGCCGGCCGCGAGGACGCGAGCGCGTACGGACCGGTGCTCGACCCGCTGTGGCGTTCCCTGCTGCGCGTCACGCCCGTGCCGGACGACCATCTGGCCGACCCGTGGGTGGGGCACGCCTGGACGTACGAGCCGCCGCGGATACCGGAGGGCAGCGAGGTGCTGCACCGGGTCCTCGCGAACGTCGCGGAGGCCCGCCGCGACTGGCGCCGCTGA
- a CDS encoding TerC family protein, which produces MDVSMNLWVVTVLGLIALIAVDFLIGRKPHDVSIKEAGTWTVVWIVLAVLFGLGLWVFGDSKSAGEFFAGYITEKSLSVDNLFVFVLIMAKFSVPSHLQQRVLLVGVLIALVLRAIFIAAGAAIIASFSWVFYIFGAFLIYTAWKLIKEASSDEPDEEYEENRLLKSIEQRFGVADRYHGTKLFIQVAGKRVLTPLMVVMLAIGTTDILFALDSIPAIFGLTQDPYIVFTANAFALMGLRQLYFLIGGLLKKLVHLSYGLSVILGFIGVKLVLHALHESGVHVPEISIPFSLAVICGVLVITTITSLIASRRQAAAEGEGNEKDSKPAKV; this is translated from the coding sequence GTGGACGTTTCTATGAACCTGTGGGTGGTGACCGTTCTCGGTCTCATCGCCCTGATCGCGGTTGACTTCCTCATCGGGCGCAAGCCCCATGATGTGTCGATCAAGGAAGCCGGAACCTGGACGGTCGTCTGGATCGTCCTCGCCGTGCTGTTCGGCCTGGGCCTGTGGGTCTTCGGCGACAGCAAGTCGGCCGGGGAGTTCTTCGCCGGCTACATCACCGAGAAGTCGCTGAGCGTGGACAACCTCTTCGTCTTCGTCCTGATCATGGCGAAGTTCTCGGTGCCGTCCCACCTCCAGCAGCGGGTGCTGCTGGTCGGTGTGCTCATCGCGCTCGTGCTCCGGGCGATCTTCATCGCCGCAGGTGCCGCGATCATCGCCAGCTTCTCGTGGGTCTTCTACATCTTCGGCGCGTTCCTGATCTACACCGCATGGAAGCTGATCAAGGAGGCGTCCTCCGACGAGCCCGACGAGGAGTACGAGGAGAACCGCCTCCTGAAGTCGATCGAGCAGCGCTTCGGCGTCGCCGACCGCTACCACGGCACGAAGCTGTTTATCCAGGTCGCGGGCAAGCGGGTGCTGACCCCGCTGATGGTGGTCATGCTCGCCATCGGCACCACGGACATCCTGTTCGCGCTGGACTCGATCCCCGCGATCTTCGGCCTGACCCAGGACCCGTACATCGTCTTCACGGCGAACGCCTTCGCCCTGATGGGTCTGCGGCAGCTGTACTTCCTGATCGGCGGCCTGCTCAAGAAGCTGGTCCACCTCAGCTACGGCCTGTCGGTCATCCTCGGCTTCATCGGCGTGAAGCTCGTCCTGCACGCCCTGCACGAGTCCGGGGTGCACGTCCCGGAGATCTCCATCCCGTTCTCTCTGGCCGTCATCTGCGGTGTCCTGGTCATCACCACGATCACCAGCCTCATCGCCTCCCGCCGACAGGCCGCCGCCGAGGGCGAGGGGAACGAGAAGGACAGCAAGCCCGCGAAGGTCTGA
- a CDS encoding MFS transporter: MRHSHTSASESPPPESGTRLPECGAHAPDGGARQSADTGGTCPGGGRQVRASGGPSARSSGGPPTGRLAAASLAGTAIEFYDFYVYGTAAALVLGPLFFPTFSPLAGTLAAFGTFAVGFVSRPLGAVVFGHLGDRRGRRPVLFVSLALTGAATVAVGCVPSYAVIGPAAPVLLLVLRFLQGLGLGGEWGGAVLLAGEHAPERRRALWASFPQVGPSVGFLLANGVMLALSAGLSDAAFRSWGWRVPFWAAGLLALAGLLLRSSLTETPQFRELAESGRRAGAPLVEVVRDHWRLLLLTAGALAVGYAVFYAVSTWALAYGTERLGVSRTVMLGCVMAAVAVKGVLTPFAAVLGDRYGRRPMCLAGCAVCALWMFPMVGLLHTGRPVLMFLAILVALVGFIAMFAVVGAYLPELYEPRVRCTGAAVGYNLAGVLGGALTPVVATAAAGGSGPPWGVAAYLAGIAVVSLGCFALLPETLPGTAAPRRAPAGEPAAA, from the coding sequence ATGCGTCACAGTCACACCTCCGCGAGCGAGAGCCCCCCGCCCGAGAGCGGCACGCGCCTTCCCGAGTGCGGCGCGCACGCGCCGGATGGCGGCGCGCGACAGTCCGCCGACACCGGCGGGACATGCCCGGGCGGCGGACGGCAGGTCCGGGCTTCGGGCGGTCCTTCGGCGCGGTCTTCGGGCGGGCCGCCGACGGGGCGGCTCGCGGCGGCGTCCCTCGCCGGGACGGCCATCGAGTTCTACGACTTCTACGTCTACGGGACCGCCGCCGCGCTGGTCCTGGGACCGCTGTTCTTCCCCACGTTCTCGCCGCTGGCGGGCACCCTCGCCGCGTTCGGGACCTTCGCCGTGGGCTTCGTCTCGCGTCCGCTGGGGGCGGTGGTCTTCGGCCATCTGGGTGACCGCCGGGGGCGGCGGCCCGTCCTGTTCGTGTCGCTGGCGCTGACGGGCGCGGCGACGGTCGCGGTGGGGTGCGTCCCGTCGTACGCGGTGATCGGCCCGGCGGCGCCGGTGCTGCTGCTGGTTCTGCGGTTCCTCCAGGGGCTGGGGCTCGGCGGCGAGTGGGGCGGGGCGGTACTGCTGGCCGGGGAGCACGCGCCGGAGCGGCGGCGGGCGCTGTGGGCGAGCTTCCCGCAGGTGGGGCCTTCGGTGGGATTCCTGTTGGCGAACGGGGTGATGCTCGCCCTCTCGGCGGGGCTCAGCGACGCGGCGTTCCGGTCGTGGGGCTGGCGGGTGCCGTTCTGGGCGGCGGGGCTGCTGGCGCTGGCCGGGCTGCTGCTGCGGTCGTCCCTGACGGAGACGCCGCAGTTCCGGGAGCTGGCGGAGTCGGGGCGGCGGGCGGGGGCGCCGCTGGTGGAGGTGGTGCGGGACCACTGGCGGTTGCTGCTGCTGACGGCGGGGGCGCTGGCCGTGGGGTACGCGGTGTTCTACGCGGTGTCCACCTGGGCGCTGGCGTACGGCACGGAGCGGCTCGGGGTGAGCCGTACGGTGATGCTCGGGTGTGTGATGGCGGCGGTGGCGGTGAAGGGCGTTCTGACGCCGTTCGCGGCGGTGCTGGGCGACCGGTACGGACGGCGGCCGATGTGCCTGGCGGGGTGTGCGGTGTGCGCGCTGTGGATGTTCCCGATGGTGGGGTTGCTGCACACAGGGCGGCCGGTGCTGATGTTCCTGGCGATCCTGGTTGCGCTGGTGGGGTTCATCGCGATGTTCGCGGTCGTCGGCGCGTATCTGCCGGAGCTGTACGAGCCGCGGGTGCGGTGCACGGGGGCGGCGGTGGGGTACAACCTGGCGGGGGTGCTGGGCGGGGCGCTGACGCCGGTGGTGGCGACGGCCGCGGCGGGTGGTTCCGGACCGCCGTGGGGCGTCGCGGCGTATCTGGCGGGGATCGCGGTGGTGAGCCTGGGCTGCTTCGCGCTGCTGCCGGAGACCCTGCCGGGCACGGCCGCGCCACGGCGGGCCCCGGCGGGGGAACCCGCGGCCGCGTGA
- a CDS encoding MBL fold metallo-hydrolase has translation MTYSGAVKVGGPADVHELTDLIVSKVAVGPMDNNAYLLRCRATGEQLLIDAANEPRTLLRLIGDDGITAVVTTHRHHDHWYALSDVVAATGARTYAGRYDAEGIDVPTDVLMEDGDTVRVGRVELTARHMTGHTPGSIVLVYDDPHGHPHVFTGDCLFPGGVGNTHKDPKAFASLLHDVETKLFDALPDETWVYPGHGRDTTLGDERPHLPEWRARGW, from the coding sequence ATGACGTACAGCGGAGCGGTGAAGGTCGGCGGACCCGCGGACGTGCACGAGCTGACGGACCTGATCGTCTCGAAGGTCGCCGTCGGGCCGATGGACAACAACGCGTATCTGCTGCGCTGCCGGGCCACCGGTGAGCAGCTGCTGATCGACGCGGCGAACGAGCCGCGGACACTGCTCCGGCTGATCGGTGACGACGGCATCACGGCCGTCGTCACCACCCACCGCCACCACGACCACTGGTACGCGCTGAGCGACGTGGTCGCGGCCACCGGGGCCCGCACCTACGCCGGCCGGTACGACGCCGAGGGCATCGACGTGCCGACGGACGTCCTCATGGAGGACGGCGACACGGTCCGCGTGGGCCGGGTCGAGCTGACGGCGCGCCACATGACCGGCCACACACCGGGGTCCATCGTGCTCGTCTACGACGACCCGCACGGACACCCGCACGTCTTCACCGGCGACTGCCTGTTCCCCGGCGGCGTGGGCAACACCCACAAGGACCCGAAGGCGTTCGCGAGCCTCCTCCACGACGTGGAGACCAAGCTGTTCGACGCGCTGCCGGACGAGACGTGGGTGTACCCGGGCCACGGCCGGGACACGACGCTGGGCGACGAGCGCCCGCACCTCCCGGAGTGGCGCGCCCGGGGCTGGTGA
- a CDS encoding maleylpyruvate isomerase family mycothiol-dependent enzyme — MIDHAHDLASVREATDRLLSAASALDEAAAAAPSRLPGWTRGHVLAHLSRNADALVNVLRGLPMYPSAEAREADIERDAVRPLAAQLDDLRASADRFRAEGEVPADWGRTVELRNGVTDLAARVPFRRLVEVELHHVDLGVGYELEDLPAEFTEREIDFLTERFAGHRDVPATTVVAEDGRTWTTGGGAAGGPVTVRGTAADLLGWLAGRRDGSALEVSDGALPALPPL, encoded by the coding sequence ATGATCGACCACGCCCATGACCTGGCCTCCGTACGCGAGGCGACCGACCGGCTGCTCTCCGCGGCCTCCGCCCTGGACGAAGCGGCCGCCGCCGCGCCCTCCCGGCTCCCCGGCTGGACCCGCGGCCACGTCCTGGCCCACCTCTCCCGTAACGCGGACGCCCTGGTGAATGTTCTGCGCGGGCTGCCCATGTACCCGAGCGCCGAGGCCCGGGAGGCCGACATCGAGCGCGACGCCGTCCGCCCGCTCGCGGCCCAGCTCGACGACCTGCGGGCCAGCGCCGACCGCTTCCGGGCGGAGGGCGAGGTGCCCGCCGACTGGGGCCGCACCGTGGAGCTCCGCAACGGCGTGACCGACCTGGCCGCCCGCGTCCCCTTCCGCCGCCTCGTGGAGGTGGAGCTGCACCACGTCGATCTCGGGGTCGGCTACGAGCTGGAGGACCTGCCGGCGGAGTTCACCGAGCGGGAGATCGACTTCCTGACGGAGCGGTTCGCCGGCCACAGGGACGTCCCCGCCACCACGGTCGTCGCCGAGGACGGCCGGACGTGGACGACGGGCGGCGGCGCGGCAGGCGGCCCGGTCACGGTCCGGGGCACCGCCGCCGACCTGCTGGGCTGGCTCGCGGGCCGCCGCGACGGCTCCGCCCTGGAGGTCTCCGACGGCGCCCTCCCGGCGCTGCCCCCGCTATAG
- the uvrA gene encoding excinuclease ABC subunit UvrA — translation MADRLIVRGAREHNLKNVSLDLPRDSLIVFTGLSGSGKSSLAFDTIFAEGQRRYVESLSSYARQFLGQMDKPDVDFIEGLSPAVSIDQKSTSRNPRSTVGTITEVYDYLRLLFARIGKPHCPECRRPITRQSPQAIVDKVLELPEGSRFQVLSPLVRERKGEFVDLFADLQTKGYSRARVDGQTVQLTEPPTLKKQEKHTIEVVVDRLTVKDSAKRRLTDSVETALGLSGGMVVLDFVDLPEDDPERERMYSEHLYCPYDDLSFEELEPRSFSFNSPFGACPDCTGIGTRMEVDPELVVPDEERSLDEGAIHPWSHGHTKEYFGRLIGGLADALGFRTDIPWAGLPQRAKKALLYGHKTQVEVRYRNRYGRERAYTTAFEGAVSFVKRRHSEAESDSSRERFEGYMREVPCPTCEGTRLKPIVLAVTIMEKSIAEVSAMSISECAEFLGRLKLSARDKKIAERVLKEVNERLRFLVDVGLDYLSLNRAAGTLSGGEAQRIRLATQIGSGLVGVLYVLDEPSIGLHQRDNHRLIETLVRLRDMGNTLIVVEHDEDTIKVADWVVDIGPGAGEHGGKVVHSGPLKQLLENKESMTGQYLSGRKSIPVPDVRRPVDPARQLTVHGARENNLRDIDVSFPLGVLTAVTGVSGSGKSTLVNDILYTHLARELNGARSVPGRHTRVDGDDLVDKVVHVDQSPIGRTPRSNPATYTGVFDHIRKLFAETMEAKVRGYMPGRFSFNVKGGRCENCSGDGTIKIEMNFLPDVYVPCEVCHGARYNRETLEVHYKGKSIAEVLDMPIEEALDFFEAVPTISRHLKTLHEVGLGYVRLGQSAPTLSGGEAQRVKLASELQKRSTGRTVYVLDEPTTGLHFEDIAKLIKVLSDLVDKGNTVIVIEHNLDVIKTADWLVDMGPEGGSGGGLVVAEGTPEAVAGVPASHTGKFLRDILDPSRISDAAPAAPKAKRARKSAARAR, via the coding sequence GTGGCCGACCGTCTCATCGTCCGTGGCGCGCGCGAGCACAATCTGAAGAACGTCTCGCTCGACCTGCCACGCGACTCCCTCATCGTCTTCACCGGTCTCTCCGGGTCGGGCAAGTCGTCCCTCGCGTTCGACACGATCTTCGCGGAGGGGCAGCGCCGCTACGTCGAGTCGCTGTCGTCGTACGCCCGGCAGTTCCTCGGCCAGATGGACAAGCCGGACGTCGATTTCATCGAGGGGCTCTCCCCGGCGGTCTCCATCGACCAGAAGTCGACCTCGCGCAACCCGCGCTCCACGGTCGGCACGATCACGGAGGTCTACGACTACCTCCGCCTCCTCTTCGCGCGCATCGGCAAGCCCCACTGCCCCGAGTGCCGCCGCCCGATCACCCGCCAGTCCCCGCAGGCCATCGTGGACAAGGTGCTGGAGCTGCCCGAGGGCAGCCGTTTCCAGGTCCTGTCGCCGCTGGTCCGCGAGCGCAAGGGCGAGTTCGTGGACCTCTTCGCGGACCTCCAGACCAAGGGCTACAGCCGGGCCCGGGTGGACGGGCAGACCGTCCAGCTGACCGAGCCGCCCACGCTGAAGAAGCAGGAGAAGCACACGATCGAGGTGGTCGTGGACCGCCTCACGGTCAAGGACAGCGCCAAGCGGCGGCTGACCGACTCCGTGGAGACCGCGCTCGGCCTCTCCGGCGGCATGGTCGTGCTCGACTTCGTGGACCTCCCCGAGGACGACCCCGAGCGCGAGCGGATGTACTCGGAGCACCTGTACTGCCCGTACGACGACTTGTCCTTCGAGGAGCTGGAGCCCCGCTCCTTCTCGTTCAACTCGCCGTTCGGCGCCTGCCCCGACTGCACCGGCATCGGCACGCGCATGGAGGTGGACCCGGAGCTCGTCGTCCCCGACGAGGAGCGCTCCCTGGACGAGGGCGCCATCCACCCCTGGTCGCACGGCCACACCAAGGAGTACTTCGGCCGCCTGATCGGCGGGCTCGCCGACGCGCTCGGCTTCCGCACGGACATCCCGTGGGCCGGGCTGCCGCAGCGCGCCAAGAAGGCCCTGCTGTACGGCCACAAGACCCAGGTCGAGGTGCGGTACCGCAACCGCTACGGCAGGGAGCGGGCGTACACGACCGCCTTCGAGGGCGCCGTCTCCTTCGTCAAGCGCCGCCACAGCGAGGCGGAGAGCGACTCCAGCCGCGAGCGCTTCGAGGGCTACATGCGCGAGGTGCCCTGCCCCACCTGTGAGGGCACGCGCCTCAAGCCGATCGTGCTCGCCGTGACGATCATGGAGAAGTCCATCGCGGAGGTCTCCGCGATGTCGATCAGCGAGTGCGCCGAGTTCCTCGGGCGGCTCAAGCTCAGCGCCCGCGACAAGAAGATCGCCGAGCGGGTGCTCAAGGAGGTCAACGAGCGGCTGAGGTTCCTGGTCGACGTCGGCCTCGACTACCTCTCGCTCAACCGCGCGGCCGGCACCCTCTCCGGCGGCGAGGCCCAGCGCATCCGGCTGGCCACACAGATCGGCTCAGGCCTGGTCGGCGTGCTGTACGTGCTGGACGAGCCGTCCATCGGTCTCCACCAGCGCGACAACCACCGGCTGATCGAGACCCTCGTCCGGCTGCGCGACATGGGCAACACGCTCATCGTCGTGGAGCACGACGAGGACACGATCAAGGTCGCCGACTGGGTGGTGGACATCGGCCCCGGCGCCGGCGAGCACGGCGGCAAGGTCGTCCACTCCGGACCGCTGAAGCAGCTCCTCGAGAACAAGGAGTCGATGACCGGGCAGTACCTGTCCGGCCGGAAGTCCATCCCCGTGCCGGACGTCCGCCGCCCCGTCGACCCGGCCCGGCAGCTGACCGTCCACGGCGCCCGCGAGAACAACCTCCGCGACATCGACGTGTCGTTCCCGCTCGGCGTGCTCACGGCGGTCACCGGCGTCTCCGGCTCCGGAAAGTCCACGCTGGTCAACGACATCCTGTACACCCACCTGGCGCGCGAGCTGAACGGCGCCAGGTCCGTGCCCGGGCGGCACACGCGCGTGGACGGCGACGACCTGGTGGACAAGGTCGTCCACGTGGACCAGTCGCCCATCGGCCGCACCCCCCGCTCGAACCCGGCCACGTACACGGGTGTCTTCGACCACATCCGCAAGCTGTTCGCCGAGACGATGGAGGCGAAGGTCCGCGGCTACATGCCGGGCCGCTTCTCCTTCAACGTCAAGGGCGGCCGCTGCGAGAACTGCTCCGGCGACGGCACCATCAAGATCGAGATGAACTTCCTCCCGGACGTGTACGTGCCGTGCGAGGTCTGCCACGGCGCCCGCTACAACCGGGAGACCCTGGAGGTGCACTACAAGGGCAAGTCCATCGCCGAGGTGCTGGACATGCCCATCGAGGAGGCCCTGGACTTCTTCGAGGCGGTCCCCACCATCTCCCGCCACCTGAAGACGCTCCACGAGGTCGGCCTGGGGTACGTACGGCTGGGCCAGTCCGCGCCGACCCTTTCCGGCGGTGAGGCGCAGCGCGTCAAGCTCGCCAGCGAGCTCCAGAAGCGCTCCACGGGCCGCACGGTCTACGTCCTGGACGAGCCGACGACCGGTCTGCACTTCGAGGACATCGCGAAGCTGATCAAGGTGCTGTCCGACCTGGTGGACAAGGGCAACACCGTGATCGTCATCGAGCACAACCTCGACGTGATCAAGACGGCCGACTGGCTGGTGGACATGGGCCCCGAGGGCGGCAGCGGCGGCGGCCTGGTCGTCGCCGAGGGAACCCCGGAGGCGGTCGCGGGGGTGCCCGCGAGCCACACGGGCAAGTTCCTCCGCGACATCCTCGACCCCAGCCGCATCAGCGACGCGGCCCCCGCCGCGCCCAAGGCCAAGCGCGCCCGCAAGTCCGCCGCCCGCGCCCGCTGA
- a CDS encoding Rieske (2Fe-2S) protein — translation MPGQPATRRTVLKGAALVGTAGLGAAACSTESKLGHARTPTPTAPVDLGAADAVPVGGARLYREQRLLVHRPAEGEYKAFSAQCTHAGCVLDKIEENEGNCPCHGSRFDVTTGKSLKGPATVPLPEVPVTVRNGKLIAGPQA, via the coding sequence ATGCCCGGCCAGCCCGCCACCCGCCGCACCGTGCTGAAAGGCGCCGCCCTCGTCGGCACCGCGGGGCTCGGGGCCGCCGCGTGCTCCACCGAATCCAAGCTCGGCCACGCGCGCACGCCCACCCCGACCGCCCCCGTGGACCTCGGCGCGGCCGACGCCGTGCCGGTCGGCGGGGCCCGGCTCTACCGCGAGCAGCGCCTCCTCGTCCACCGCCCCGCCGAGGGCGAGTACAAGGCGTTCAGCGCGCAGTGCACCCACGCCGGGTGCGTCCTGGACAAGATCGAGGAGAACGAGGGCAACTGCCCCTGCCACGGCAGCCGCTTCGACGTCACCACCGGCAAGTCCCTCAAGGGCCCCGCGACGGTCCCGCTGCCCGAGGTCCCCGTCACCGTCAGGAACGGCAAGCTGATCGCCGGCCCCCAGGCCTGA